Part of the Nicotiana sylvestris chromosome 2, ASM39365v2, whole genome shotgun sequence genome, cttctagaagaaatagggggaATTGCTGGGTTGACTTGGGATAGCCCTAGTTTATTAGCAACCGAAAATAGTACCACTAGAGGatttcttaagatgatggggctgaaaaaCAATGATGATTTAGAGTGCCTGAAGAACTCCTACATACCCGTTATatctcgcatttttgtacgttaaaattttgttttcagttaactgacgtagactcgaggatgagatcatcttgacgttaacgtacttacgctatttataacaagcgataaataagtgttatgaaggataaaggggtacacggattaaataaaacgagtttcgttgaaagtggtcaatttgaaataaaatatgggtcgagcgataatacctgataattatgaactagtaccatgcaaggtaccatatgatcatggtagtataatatataaagtatatatcaagtattttaaaaataaatagaattttaagtattttgtggtaatttttaaattatgcgggtaattgattaattactgggtaacAGAACATCACCTActtaactaataagcggacaaaaCTTAATTAATTGTACCCAAAAGAAACGTGGCAGTAGACCACCATTTAAGCATATGACTAATAGTCATATATGTTTAGTATGATAAAGTAACATGTAAATCATTTATATGACTCATAAGAGTGAGTCATCTTTTAAAAGGCTTGCTTAACACTAAAGTGTTTGGTTCCTTTTGGACAAGAAAATAGTAGTACGTCCAAGTCTTGTACATAGGACATTTCTATTCAAAACAATTGAAGCAGAAGCGAGATTAAGTTTAAAAAGAAAGCTTCATAGATCAGAAGCAGTTCGTtcatatttcgcagaagcagaagCATTATTTTGTTCAATAATTCAAGGAACAAGTATGTTAAGgtcctcttttctttcttttggcatggtccaaattatactgaagaaacaagcaaacacacaatttccataaattagtctattcatagaaataataggggtgtctatattcttgattctccatgagaattattattatcttctattcatggatctcagaataatacgcagatagaaaagtttatccggaaggaatattgagattattacgtatttttcatgcatttcacttatttatacatgtgcattgacccatgaccagatggcgttatatatgtgtatatatgtaaatatgtatataggatatgggaaaaggttacgacattatatatgcaccaccacctgatcagctggtataagtTGATAATGTTacccacaatggccgagacgatatgatgggatgccctcagcggcttgatgatattatgtacacccatacctatgcatgacacgacatttatacgcacgtgcatgacataataaacgtttcagaatttacaaaggtattcagatttaaagatgtgtatcgttattctatgtttcatctatgtcttttacgtactaattttcatgccttacatactcagtacatttttcttACTAACACCCTATTTCACGGGCCCTGTGTTTCATACCCGCAGGTGCAAGTAGGCAAGCTGACGATCCCTCTtgttaggatccctgatcagcgagagttggtgtgctccacttgatctggagctgcttttgattttggtacgatacgtttatatatatatatatatgggtatgatgtggcctagtcccgtctttgtacagttatgtttctattagaggtctgtagacagtatgtctagttgggttgtatgtggccttgtcagctttcagttttggatgtatagttatTTGTAGCAGCCTTGCCGAATCACCCACTATATCCTGCATATAtgcgtacatatgccttgttagcaggtttccttcatatatgttatttttgtaattcagcagatgttattcagattcatatcttagacgcatgcttaggggtggtTAATAGGTAGGACTCAgccacccgtcgcggcccatcggtttggatcgtgacaatacctttcgacttcctctatgaacgatacggtcacAGTAGCTCTTaccatatttttgatgatgagttcttaATCACCTCCTTAGGTTgggttcatcgtagggtcttcgtgttcattgtgtgttTCTTGAGCATGCtagtattcccaatccaaggggatagaattcATATTAGGGTGGCCATGGTGGCCAAACTTTGATGGATgggatcgaggggcagacataaaccattgtccctatgatcattgcagtTATGTGCCGGGCTTTGGAACGTTGTTAGAAAGGGTTcagattctttgagggttgcaatttcTTGTTACAGgtttggttgttagagcatctccaaaagggtcaataCCGACAGGAGATCCCACGAAGGCCGTGGAATaaccacatagccttccatcatcccaaaagaatgacTTATATTCTGGACATGTTTGCCAAACCTAAGGATGTTATAGGATTGGTCCAGTTTTTCAACAAGTTAACTGAGGACCAGGTTTagtggatgtttgagtggttccccACCGACGAGCTCATCATTAGATCCAGAGATGTTCCGTACTTGGTGTTGATTTGGTTAGGGGGggtatacccttatgctcccctcagggttatgagacaggcaggcagAAGACATGTCATACCACGAttcgctaaaatgagtcacttcatagctgaTTTTTAGGGTGACGTCATCAAATATAAGAATGaggcacaacatatgtggactttgaaTATTATCGTGgagaaggataccatcgagccgggTCACTCATACTTTTACCCCTCGTGGTTTGATGCTAACATAGTCGAGATTTTcaagccaagggttggtccaggaaatagggtcatagacgaGGTTGCCGAAACACAGGTGAAGTATAACAGGTTGCGCAAAAGAATTCGTGAGTCCGAAGCTGAGCATATGGAGCAGCATAAAGCCGACatggaaatgatcaatgagtggaaagacaGAGCCGTTAAATCCAGCgaaaggctggaatatctggagtacagtttgatggaattggaggggaaaatgagaaagagagtcaccgactgcaaGAAcgttgagggaaacgaaggaggacatttggaaagggaattcttACTGCTGAACCTGCGCGATCTAGGAGAACTAATCGACAATAGCATCCGGTCTAGAGAGGGTCCTTCTAGAACCAAGTAGATTACgtttacttgcttttcttttaaatgtaataaggtcaagtGTCATTAGTAACATTattttatttagtgtcgtttgggTCGTCTACTTttaacattaatgaaatgaggaaataattggcactaaatttctccaaatctatttgccgctaggcctacctcggacacaacgaggctcccaaattatgacacaaatttacattcccgcaatatgtgtttaaatactacaaacatttcagaacccttactgacttgtttaccttttgtttttctttattctttattctcattccctaaggttggttcgcacatactggcatcatcagcatatcacaccagatctaaaagccctccacctcctcctcctccaagcaatacaaagaGCAGAAGGAAATCTAAAATGTATtatttaagtggtattcgaaaggaaaatgcgAAGAATGCGGAAACATCATACGGTCGGAGTACTCTTGCACCAAATGATTTGGTTTtacggttggaacaaaagatactggagttacagggagaactcgagcaggtccgcaacttagaAAACTTATCCATCACCCTGAACGTCCCcgatatcaaccaacaaaacagcaaaaacccagcacctccccaaaatacaccaaaccaGCATCCATAAAACCCTCCCgcaccgcatcaatatgcaactccacctcaaaatctcaatccttTACTGATACCAACTCCACCATAACACCATCATCAAACAATCCAATACCCCCGAACTGCTACCTATCACACTCCTGAGAACACACCACAAGCCATTCccaatcctcaaaactcaaccaatgaccaccactacacccaagtcTCAGGCattcaccaaaacaaccctatatatgtggaatcgtatctcactctactcaaccaatctcttatacaccagaatccgctgagaaggacctgctcatcaagaacatggctgagtaactcaagaaattgacaagtctagtttagggtgtcgaaggaagcaaATGGATAGagggtttgaattatgaagacttATGCATACAACCGGACGTAGAAGTACCAGAGGGTTACAAatctcccaagtttgagatgtttgacagaataggtgatcccaaggttcatttgagaacttactgcgacaagctcgtgggggtcagaaaagatgaaaggatccgaatgaagctcttcatgagaagtcttactaGAGATGCCCTGTCCTGGTACATAGGTCAGAACCCTAAGAAGTGGgccaattgggtgagtatggcattgGAATTTATGGACCGATTTAGGTTCAACATGGAGAATGCACCGAATGTCTTAtacatccagaatttaaagaagaatcCAACTGAGACCTTCCGTGAGTATTCTACCTAGTGGAagtcagaagcagccaaggttagaccagcactagaagaagaacaaatgaacaagttctttgtcagggcacaGGACCCATAGTATTATGAAAGGTTAATGGCCATTGAGAATCACAAATTcttcgatatcatcaaactcgaagaaaggattgaagaaggtatcaaaagcggaatGGTGACAAATTTTGGGGCATTacaggccacgaacaaagcattgcaatctggcagcatatcaaagaagagagatgtgggggcagtaatggtggctcaaggcccaaaatatccactcacataccaaatgcctccactcacataccaaacacctccacccacatatcaaccctcatctcccaaatattcccaaccagccactgcctATCACACATATAACTCTCAACTATCTCATTTTtagtcacctccaactcgccaaaactaCCCAAGATCCCGACCTaactttgatcgcaaaccacccagGCAATACACCGGTATTGTTGAACCCATCGACTAGCTGTATAAAAGGTTGAAGGCCGCTGGTTACGTCTCTCCTATTCTCGTTGTGGTAGTGGAGAAcccatctcaatgggtcaacccaaataaAACCTGTGTATATCACTCCAGTATGAAGGGGAACACCATCGACATGTGATAAACATTGAAAGACAAAATTCAGACACTGATTGACaataaggtcatacaggcaaaagaAGTTATACCCAATGTCCGCAAAAATCCTCTCCCGGATCATAGGGCGGTGgaatacatgtgatagagatagaTGAGGAATGGGATCCTatggggtcaatcgggcttattcgagaaggcgatgactttaaaccagctgtcacactcactcctattgtaGTACAGACGCAGTCGTCAGTTGATGTTGAGGTAGCCGTATCGATTCCacttgaggtagaggtagctccacctacAGCCACACCTATTCATTTTGAATTAGAAggggccacacctttcacagtgacaatATCAACCACATCTCCTTTCAATTTaaaagcaataccttgggattacgatGATGAAGCTaggcgaaaaggaaaggcaaaaatggaaaattttggtgctgcacaaggaatgacagGACCGGAAGGGTGTATACACCTAaacacttgggaggatcaagtaaggaggccactaccAAGCAGCCTGTCATTGAAATATGGTCGggtgatctttggaggaaagtatagCCAAGGTAATACTtcgtcattgatcatttgaacaaaaaccccgctcagatatccatcctatcactgttgcaaaattcagaggcgcataagaatgctttgatgaaggtgttaaacGGAGCTTACAtacccaacaatatcacatgcggagagatggccaacatggtagggcaggtgatGGTAAGTCATAAGATAACATTCCACGAGGATTaactaccgcctgaagggttgaatcataaccgagcattgcatatctcggtacaatttgaaaacaaatttattgccagagtcttgatcgatggaagttcaagcctcaacatttgtccgttagatactctgaaaagattgggcaaaggtttccatgaaatacgggcaggaaGAATGAATGTGAAggcctttgatgggtctcaaaagtccacgattggggagattaatctttgtctgcagatggggccaacttggttcgacgttgaaatCCAAGTGCTTGGCATATCAACTTCATACAATTTTCTATTGGgccgaccttggatacatgtcaTTGGGTATATGGCTTCCACACAACACCGGGCTGTAAAGTtcaaatggaaccatcaggaggtgatcattcacagagacgggagtaaccctatttacaccagt contains:
- the LOC138885149 gene encoding uncharacterized protein; amino-acid sequence: MKKWVSTSVDHLWVNTLLACDYEVNVTPKEPISCKKVPVNSKVRALVQESESKDAEIERLKKRLVEVDTKRDALRTELAREKEKNDGILQVLSRSNCNRYLSIQVRVNLKLSQQLEVGCYDGIRVEIFKPRVGPGNRVIDEVAETQVKYNRLRKRIRESEAEHMEQHKADMEMINEWKDRAVKSSERLEYLEYSLMELEGKMRKRVTDCKNVEGNEGGHLEREFLLLNLRDLGELIDNSIRSREGPSRTK